Proteins encoded together in one Planctomyces sp. SH-PL14 window:
- a CDS encoding M56 family metallopeptidase, producing MLNDLLATTALVWLMRTTLVGTVWLGIGGLALALTREPARRALLCSLTLTGSLLIPVVCLLVGEGTWGVGAVWSPVPVVADVAAPSAIAGAAEEIHLPRAVPVVLDSAVVPAAPVATLSSAAFSGSDSVPSDLRSEPAVSVEASAPVSPAEGSAFRNPVVPPAIAETSPPDKNPTTLVFPAILLGTYFGGAALFLLWYAAGLLGVRRLVRAAQPPSASVESLWKAVRGADLQDVPLRISPRVPQPIACWSRGPCVLLPVSWSDVPADRLQWALAHEAEHIRRGDYWNWQIANLARCCYWFHPLAWWLRTELRQAQDYIADSAAARSRLPAAIAEAGDREWGQATDYAEFLKASACGPIGRSPLVGLGLFGRKSHLYRRIAMLLNREGAIEPRPPRWWKVACIMWGLGLFVTLTTLKVISDPPLVATARAATHNPPPASVDYVAPRWESGGMGQAGAAAPGMGSGDERMSGFGGMGGSPMMVSPAGTVAPILVAGGPGQAVPGFDFAQPGVGPGGTAAGPPAGSGFGDSSSTTPSDVRRVAAVPTSVRKLDIEKGFVSPEQGVRIGVVSLSDPTAMSSWGMDGGAPLSQAVMMGGGMAAGGYGGDMMMMPGSMGGPGMYGGMSGPAGPSVPEDHRRRDVEIYVQRPTPQGLSSSIDGQTGGTRSDSLSEPKVRRILHWGYWPQEQMVGSVGVRFASQSVAREIVSSNPRGESFSVTPAPKSDPIVPGTSSEDKPETLALLGTWWAGSDLSTRIPFRHGHPAEFPFVLQAQATDVDGQIHPGRIEQQPNQSAMMVGFGGGGAMGVVPARPDSWTIVFAHLPPSRIKSVRVTWHPYAWVIFRNVSLDAGHETKPTAELFIDVAVPPPLSTTTVHIPVPRDTALHAGDVVRVRVAFPESTGVGTATLFVAPLELVQRRPGGDVLSIVLERTVAEQFQIAQSKGEILVETAEPGAIPDGRIDHSVINLLQQVPSKPVTAPAPDSASYGTTTSIPPGMRLVTIDTSTEGLERGDRVSIQVLYRADGQEKKDTLLSPVEVFARSEDVNHVTVLLRAGSEVEAVQLARRKGTVTLLMIEPGTQDETGRKIDADLLKALEAADTPDTSGSPKPPAPKAEPDGTAILPPTEARTRLLPAEEGPAAPAATEDGLRLI from the coding sequence ATGCTCAACGATCTTCTGGCCACGACCGCGCTCGTGTGGCTGATGCGGACGACGCTCGTCGGGACCGTCTGGCTCGGGATCGGCGGGCTGGCGCTCGCGCTGACCCGCGAACCGGCGCGGCGAGCGCTGCTCTGTTCACTGACGCTCACCGGCAGCCTCCTGATTCCCGTCGTCTGCCTTCTTGTCGGCGAAGGGACCTGGGGCGTGGGGGCCGTCTGGAGTCCGGTTCCCGTCGTTGCTGACGTCGCCGCTCCTTCGGCGATCGCCGGCGCCGCCGAAGAGATTCACCTCCCGCGCGCCGTGCCGGTTGTTCTGGATTCCGCCGTCGTTCCGGCGGCCCCGGTCGCGACTCTGTCGTCGGCCGCATTCTCGGGCTCGGACAGCGTTCCCAGCGACCTTCGGTCAGAACCGGCCGTGTCTGTCGAGGCCTCGGCGCCCGTTTCTCCGGCCGAGGGGTCGGCGTTCCGCAACCCCGTTGTCCCACCTGCAATCGCCGAGACGAGTCCTCCGGACAAGAACCCGACGACGCTCGTCTTTCCGGCGATCCTGCTGGGGACGTACTTCGGCGGAGCGGCCCTGTTCCTTCTCTGGTACGCGGCGGGGCTCCTGGGAGTCCGTCGACTGGTCCGGGCCGCGCAACCGCCGTCGGCTTCCGTTGAATCGCTCTGGAAAGCCGTTCGCGGCGCCGACCTCCAGGACGTTCCCCTGCGGATAAGTCCTCGCGTCCCCCAGCCGATCGCCTGCTGGTCCCGCGGTCCGTGCGTGCTGCTGCCGGTCTCGTGGAGCGACGTTCCGGCCGACCGGCTGCAGTGGGCCCTGGCCCATGAGGCGGAGCACATCCGCCGGGGCGACTACTGGAACTGGCAGATCGCCAACCTGGCCCGGTGCTGCTACTGGTTCCACCCGCTGGCGTGGTGGCTGCGGACCGAACTCCGGCAAGCCCAGGACTACATCGCCGACAGTGCCGCCGCCCGATCCCGCTTGCCGGCCGCCATCGCAGAGGCCGGAGACAGGGAGTGGGGGCAGGCGACCGACTACGCGGAGTTTCTCAAGGCCTCGGCCTGCGGCCCGATCGGCCGATCCCCGCTGGTTGGCCTGGGGCTCTTTGGACGGAAATCACACCTCTATCGGAGAATCGCCATGTTGCTCAATCGCGAAGGAGCCATCGAACCGCGGCCTCCCCGATGGTGGAAGGTTGCCTGCATCATGTGGGGACTCGGACTGTTCGTCACCCTGACGACGCTCAAGGTCATCTCTGATCCCCCGCTGGTCGCGACCGCCCGTGCCGCCACGCACAATCCCCCTCCCGCTTCGGTCGATTACGTCGCGCCACGGTGGGAATCCGGCGGCATGGGCCAAGCCGGTGCCGCTGCACCGGGAATGGGATCCGGCGACGAGCGGATGTCCGGCTTCGGCGGAATGGGCGGCAGCCCCATGATGGTGTCGCCCGCGGGAACGGTCGCGCCGATCCTGGTGGCCGGAGGACCGGGACAAGCCGTGCCTGGCTTCGATTTCGCACAGCCGGGCGTCGGACCAGGAGGAACGGCGGCAGGTCCGCCGGCGGGCTCCGGATTCGGAGACTCCTCTTCCACGACCCCATCCGACGTCCGCCGGGTCGCGGCCGTCCCGACTTCCGTCCGGAAACTCGACATTGAGAAGGGCTTCGTGAGCCCGGAACAAGGGGTCAGGATCGGCGTCGTCTCTCTCTCCGATCCGACGGCGATGTCCTCCTGGGGAATGGACGGCGGGGCTCCCCTCTCCCAGGCCGTGATGATGGGCGGCGGAATGGCGGCCGGCGGCTACGGGGGAGACATGATGATGATGCCCGGCTCGATGGGAGGACCGGGAATGTACGGCGGAATGTCCGGTCCCGCGGGCCCCTCAGTGCCGGAAGACCATCGTCGCCGCGATGTCGAGATCTACGTCCAGCGGCCGACTCCACAGGGGCTCTCCAGCAGCATCGACGGCCAGACCGGGGGGACGCGGTCGGACTCGCTCAGCGAGCCGAAGGTCCGCCGGATCCTGCACTGGGGCTACTGGCCACAGGAACAGATGGTGGGGAGCGTGGGCGTGAGGTTCGCCAGCCAGTCCGTCGCCCGCGAGATCGTCTCGTCCAATCCGCGGGGAGAGAGTTTTTCCGTTACGCCCGCCCCGAAGTCCGACCCGATCGTTCCTGGAACGTCATCCGAAGACAAGCCGGAGACCCTCGCCCTTCTGGGCACCTGGTGGGCCGGCTCGGACCTCTCGACCCGGATCCCCTTCCGGCACGGCCATCCGGCGGAGTTCCCGTTTGTCCTCCAGGCCCAGGCGACGGACGTCGATGGCCAGATTCATCCGGGACGGATCGAGCAGCAACCGAACCAATCCGCGATGATGGTCGGCTTCGGAGGCGGGGGGGCGATGGGGGTGGTGCCCGCACGTCCGGACTCGTGGACGATCGTCTTCGCGCATCTCCCCCCTTCGCGGATCAAGTCGGTCCGGGTGACGTGGCATCCCTATGCCTGGGTCATCTTCCGCAACGTCTCGCTCGACGCCGGACACGAAACCAAGCCGACCGCCGAGTTGTTCATCGATGTGGCCGTGCCGCCTCCCCTCTCGACGACGACGGTTCATATTCCCGTACCTCGCGATACGGCGCTGCATGCGGGCGACGTGGTCCGGGTCCGGGTCGCCTTTCCCGAATCGACCGGGGTCGGGACGGCCACACTCTTCGTGGCTCCACTGGAGCTTGTGCAGAGGCGTCCGGGAGGAGACGTGCTTTCGATCGTGCTCGAACGGACGGTCGCGGAACAGTTCCAGATCGCTCAGTCCAAGGGAGAGATCCTGGTCGAAACCGCGGAGCCCGGTGCGATCCCCGACGGCCGGATTGACCACAGTGTCATCAACCTGCTCCAGCAGGTCCCGTCGAAGCCGGTCACCGCTCCGGCACCAGACAGCGCGTCCTATGGGACGACGACGTCCATCCCGCCGGGCATGCGCCTCGTCACGATCGACACGTCGACGGAGGGACTGGAGCGGGGCGATCGGGTCTCGATCCAGGTGCTGTATCGGGCCGACGGGCAGGAGAAGAAGGATACCCTCCTCAGTCCTGTCGAAGTCTTCGCCCGCTCCGAAGACGTGAATCACGTCACCGTGCTTCTCCGGGCCGGGAGCGAAGTCGAGGCGGTCCAGCTGGCCCGCCGCAAGGGGACGGTGACCTTGCTGATGATCGAACCGGGCACACAAGACGAGACCGGGCGGAAGATCGACGCGGACCTCTTGAAGGCGCTCGAAGCGGCGGACACACCGGACACCTCCGGTTCGCCCAAGCCGCCAGCCCCCAAGGCTGAGCCGGACGGCACGGCGATTCTCCCCCCCACGGAAGCAAGAACCCGCCTGTTGCCCGCGGAGGAAGGGCCCGCCGCCCCTGCGGCCACAGAAGACGGCCTTCGGTTGATCTGA
- a CDS encoding BlaI/MecI/CopY family transcriptional regulator, with product MAENSTDPAGQPTSPSPRELDILKVLWELGPASVREVHERLCPGGELAFNTVQTLLRIMDEKGLVSHKTEGRTFVYTAQYSRDSAATRFLSDVFDGAIRDCVLTLLRTGKPKEKDLKEIEDLIAQARRRKPPS from the coding sequence ATGGCGGAGAACTCTACGGATCCGGCGGGACAGCCGACCTCTCCCAGCCCGCGGGAGCTGGACATCCTCAAGGTCCTGTGGGAACTGGGCCCCGCCAGCGTGCGGGAGGTCCACGAACGGCTCTGCCCCGGCGGGGAACTCGCCTTCAACACCGTCCAGACCCTGCTGCGGATTATGGACGAGAAGGGGCTGGTCTCGCACAAGACCGAGGGCCGGACGTTCGTCTACACCGCGCAGTACAGCCGCGACAGCGCGGCGACGCGGTTCCTCTCGGATGTTTTCGACGGGGCGATCCGGGACTGCGTCCTGACGCTCCTTCGGACCGGCAAGCCCAAGGAGAAGGACCTCAAGGAGATCGAGGACCTGATTGCCCAGGCCCGCCGCCGCAAGCCGCCGAGTTGA
- a CDS encoding ROK family protein: MPDCWVGFDLGGTKMLTEVFDSSFKVLGRERRKTKAADTSSGLDRISDAIKAALADAKVTPDRIAGIGIGCPGVVDMDKGILLNPPNLGWEDVNVRKRLEADFKCPVAVMNDVDAGLYGEYRFGAAQNAKCVIGLFPGTGVGGACIHNGEIFRGATSSCFEIGHIQVVPNGPLCGCGQRGCLESVGSRMAIAAESARAAARGDAPHLFKDAGVDLASIRSGAIAEAIKEGDHAVEQIAYEAAEHLGTALAGIINLLGPDLVVMGGGLVEAMPEIFVDYIRKVARKRVMNAFRRTFNVVPAKLMDEAGVIGAAAWAEHTLK; encoded by the coding sequence ATGCCGGACTGCTGGGTAGGATTCGATCTGGGCGGGACGAAGATGCTCACGGAGGTCTTCGACTCCAGCTTCAAAGTCCTGGGACGGGAACGCCGCAAGACCAAGGCGGCCGACACCAGCTCAGGCCTCGATCGGATCTCCGACGCCATCAAGGCCGCCCTCGCCGACGCCAAGGTGACCCCCGACCGGATCGCCGGCATCGGCATCGGCTGCCCCGGCGTCGTCGACATGGACAAGGGGATCCTGCTGAATCCCCCCAACCTCGGCTGGGAAGACGTCAACGTCCGCAAACGGCTCGAGGCGGACTTCAAGTGCCCCGTCGCGGTCATGAACGACGTCGACGCCGGTCTCTATGGAGAGTACCGCTTCGGCGCGGCCCAGAACGCCAAATGCGTGATCGGCCTCTTCCCCGGCACCGGCGTCGGAGGAGCCTGCATTCACAACGGAGAAATCTTCCGCGGAGCAACGAGCTCCTGCTTCGAGATCGGCCACATCCAGGTCGTTCCGAACGGCCCCCTGTGCGGCTGCGGCCAGCGGGGGTGCCTGGAGTCGGTCGGCAGCCGTATGGCGATCGCCGCCGAATCCGCCCGCGCGGCGGCCCGCGGCGACGCGCCGCACCTCTTCAAGGACGCCGGGGTCGACCTCGCCAGCATCCGCAGCGGCGCCATCGCCGAGGCGATCAAGGAGGGGGACCACGCCGTCGAGCAGATCGCCTACGAGGCGGCCGAACACCTCGGGACGGCTCTGGCGGGGATCATCAACCTGCTCGGTCCCGACCTCGTCGTCATGGGGGGCGGGCTCGTCGAGGCGATGCCCGAGATCTTCGTGGACTACATCCGCAAGGTGGCCCGCAAGCGGGTCATGAACGCCTTCCGCCGGACGTTCAATGTCGTCCCCGCTAAATTGATGGACGAGGCCGGAGTGATCGGCGCCGCCGCCTGGGCCGAACACACGTTGAAGTAA
- a CDS encoding DUF4153 domain-containing protein yields the protein MSRESTPLAPPPPPPPIAAAPPPSGLGWRLPTAVLAIALLSDLTIYRGEGFGGLAVLFALLPFLMVLGRCRPAGLRDLLVVTALLLATAARLAWNGSVPLAGIGFILSLAVAMTLSGFRPYMLDMFAFALQIPIAGLLELARPRSLTRPPSRSEGGEAPTDRPPGTILSLVLPVIVVIAFSGLFTLANPNLRAFVADRLSWVSEFLGDWFRNIHVAEIWFWGFVIWMTTGALRPWFRGGLLEAAFEFGATPDTPATDRTSPLYAAFRNTLFAVIGLFAVYLVFEFQTLWLREFPKGFHYSGYAHEGAFWLTVALALATLVISLIFRGDILQDARLPRLKLLSHLWSAQNFLLAVTVYHRLLIYVGFNGMTWMRFVGFYGITAVVLGLVLVLIKIHRGRSFVWLIERQMWTLALVIYAFAMTPADGLAMRYNAGRVLQNDHAPAVQIGYHGIDAEGLAELIPLLDSSDETIREGIAALLAREWVRLEAPGRDGAPPGWTAWQGAEEQLLRKLEPVRPQLVPFLDADRQQAAWDRFRTYVYHWY from the coding sequence ATGTCGAGAGAGAGCACCCCGCTGGCTCCCCCACCCCCACCGCCCCCCATCGCGGCCGCCCCTCCCCCATCGGGACTGGGATGGCGACTTCCCACCGCCGTGCTGGCGATCGCGCTTCTGTCCGACCTGACCATCTACCGCGGCGAAGGCTTCGGCGGCCTGGCCGTCCTCTTCGCCCTCCTCCCATTCCTGATGGTGCTCGGCCGCTGCCGGCCCGCGGGCCTCCGAGACCTCCTCGTCGTCACTGCGCTCCTGCTCGCGACGGCCGCGCGGCTGGCCTGGAACGGATCGGTGCCTCTGGCAGGGATCGGGTTCATCCTGTCGCTGGCGGTAGCGATGACGCTCTCGGGCTTTCGCCCCTACATGCTCGACATGTTTGCGTTCGCCCTGCAGATCCCGATCGCCGGACTGCTGGAGCTCGCCCGGCCCCGCTCGCTGACACGGCCTCCTTCGCGGTCCGAGGGAGGGGAGGCCCCGACCGACCGCCCTCCCGGAACGATCCTCAGCCTCGTCCTGCCGGTGATCGTCGTCATTGCCTTCAGCGGCCTGTTCACCCTCGCGAACCCGAACCTGCGGGCCTTCGTCGCCGACCGCCTCTCCTGGGTCAGCGAATTCCTGGGAGACTGGTTCCGCAACATTCACGTCGCGGAGATCTGGTTCTGGGGCTTCGTGATCTGGATGACGACCGGAGCCCTCCGGCCGTGGTTCCGCGGAGGACTCCTCGAAGCGGCATTCGAGTTTGGCGCCACACCCGACACCCCGGCGACCGACAGGACGTCTCCGCTCTACGCCGCCTTCCGCAACACGCTCTTCGCGGTCATCGGCCTGTTCGCCGTCTACCTCGTATTCGAGTTCCAGACGCTTTGGCTCCGCGAGTTTCCGAAGGGGTTTCACTATTCGGGCTATGCGCACGAGGGAGCCTTCTGGCTGACCGTCGCCCTCGCGCTGGCGACCCTCGTGATCTCGCTCATCTTCCGGGGCGACATCCTCCAAGACGCGCGATTGCCGCGGCTCAAGCTCCTGTCGCACCTCTGGTCCGCCCAGAACTTTCTGCTCGCTGTGACGGTCTACCATCGGCTCCTGATTTATGTGGGATTCAACGGCATGACCTGGATGCGGTTCGTCGGGTTCTATGGAATCACCGCCGTCGTCCTGGGACTCGTGCTGGTCCTGATCAAGATCCACCGCGGCCGGAGCTTCGTCTGGCTGATCGAGCGACAGATGTGGACGCTGGCCCTCGTCATCTACGCCTTCGCGATGACACCGGCCGACGGGCTCGCGATGCGCTACAACGCCGGGCGAGTTCTTCAGAACGATCACGCGCCTGCGGTCCAGATCGGCTACCACGGGATCGATGCCGAAGGGCTCGCCGAGCTGATCCCCCTGCTCGACTCCTCTGACGAGACGATCCGGGAGGGGATCGCCGCCCTGCTGGCGCGGGAATGGGTACGGCTGGAAGCGCCTGGACGGGACGGCGCGCCGCCGGGATGGACGGCGTGGCAGGGGGCGGAGGAGCAGCTGTTGCGGAAGCTCGAGCCGGTTCGCCCGCAGCTCGTCCCGTTCCTCGATGCCGACAGACAGCAGGCGGCGTGGGATCGCTTCCGGACGTATGTCTACCATTGGTACTGA